A DNA window from Vigna angularis cultivar LongXiaoDou No.4 chromosome 1, ASM1680809v1, whole genome shotgun sequence contains the following coding sequences:
- the LOC108324551 gene encoding uncharacterized protein LOC108324551, with product MGKTKISNLFSNGTSHYILPKSNTIRQTLVDRPSSHKDRFPFSLFGFFRRFIPSRKVDGGSKTEDEKKVYSWLYTLAQTDKNLVFEYVRSTERGLSFTEAERRLRENGPNVPLEYSFPRWWNLLRNALFHPFNIILIILSVMSFIARDSPNGFIMLVLVFISVTLRFYQEYSSSKAAMKLSEFVKCPIKVQRCAGRVVQKELIVQVDHRDVVPGDIVIFEPGDLFPGDIRLLSSKQLVVSQASLTGESWTTDKASDIREDYNTPLLDLKNICFMGTNVVSGTGTGLVVSTGSKTYMSTMFSKVGKKKPPDDFEKGLRWIFYLIISVMLVVVTILFVVNYLTSLDLTQSVLFAISVASVLNPQMLPLIINTCLAKGALAMAKDRCIVKSLTSIRDMGSMDILCIDKTGSLTMNHAVMVNHLDYRGLPQENVLRYAFLNSYFKTDQKYPLDDAILAFVYSNGFRFRPSLWRKIDEIPFDFRRRRVSVILETEDRHSEFFGRFMVTKGALLEVLKVCSFIENFEQDEVSPFSFDDYQRILNLSEDISNEGLRILGVAIRKLEMPQTCETSNGSKREDEDIEKDMVFLGLITFFDPPKDTAKQALWRLCEKGVKAKVLTGDSLSLTTRVCREVGISTDHVITGPELELLDQDTFHETVKRATVLARLTPIQKLHVVQSLQTVGNHVVGFLGDGVNDSLALDAANVSISVDSGVAIAKDMADIILLEKDLNVLVAGVEHGRLTFGNTMKYVKMSVIANLGSVISLLIATLVFKYEPLTSTQLLTQNFIYSVGQIAIAWDKMDEEYVKTPHKSSERGLSMFILWNGSVCTLCDVATLMLLWFYYKAYTDVTQKFFHSAWFIEGLLLQTLIIHLIRTEKIPFMQEVASWPVIFSTVLTSAIGIALPFTPIGKVMGFSLLPLSYFGFLFILFLGYFIVGHVVKRLYILVYKRWL from the exons ATGGGAAAAACCAAAATTTCCAATCTCTTTTCCAATGGCACCAGTCATTACATTCTTCCTAAATCCAATACTATAAGGCAAACACTTGTAGACAGACCAAGTTCCCACAAAGATCGCTTTCCCTTTTCACTCTTTGGATTCTTTCGCCGCTTCATTCCTTCAA GAAAAGTTGATGGAGGCTCAAAAACCGAGGACGAGAAGAAAGTCTACTCTTGGTTATACACTTTGGCTCAGACTGACAAGAACTTGGTCTTTGAGTACGTTAGGTCCACTGAAAGAG GCTTAAGTTTCACAGAAGCAGAGAGGAGACTTCGGGAAAATGGGCCAAATGTTCCTCTTGAGTATTCCTTTCCAAGATGGTGGAATCTTCTACGGAACGCACTTTTCCACCCTTTTAATATCATTCTGATTATTCTGTCAGTTATGTCATTCATTGCCCGTGACAGTCCAAATGGATTTATCATGCTCGTGTTGGTTTTCATCAGTGTCACCCTCCGTTTCTATCAG GAATACAGCAGCTCAAAAGCAGCAATGAAGCTTTCAGAATTTGTAAAATGTCCAATAAAAGTTCAAAGATGCGCTGGTAGAGTTGTTCAGAAAGAACTTATTGTTCAAGTTGATCATAGGGATGTAGTTCCAGGAGACATTGTAATTTTTGAACCTGGAGACCTCTTTCCTGGAGATATCAGATTGTTATCTTCTAAACAACTTGTTGTAAG TCAGGCCTCACTAACTGGGGAATCTTGGACAACTGACAAAGCTTCTGATATCAGAGAAGACTACAATACTCCTTTATTGGATTTAAAAAACATCTGTTTCATG GGCACAAACGTGGTATCAGGTACTGGAACAGGCCTAGTGGTTTCAACTGGATCCAAGACTTACATGAGCACCATGTTTTCAaaagttgggaagaagaagCCACCAGATGATTTTGAAAAGGGTCTCAGATGGATATTTTACTTGATTATTTCTGTTATGCTAGTAGTTGTTACCATCCTGTTTGTGGTAAATTACTTGACATCTCTTGATTTGACCCAAAGTGTTCTTTTTGCCATCTCTGTTGCATCTGTTCTGAATCCTCAGATGCTTCCCCTCATCATTAACACATGCCTTGCAAAAGGAGCACTTGCTATGGCTAAAGACAGGTGTATAGTAAAGAGTTTAACATCTATACGCGATATGGGATCAAT GGATATTCTTTGTATTGACAAGACAGGCTCCCTTACAATGAATCATGCAGTCATGGTTAATCATCTTGATTACAGGGGTTTACCCCAAGAAAACGTTTTACGCTATGCCTTCCTCAACTCTTACTTTAAGACTGATCAGAAGTATCCTCTGGATGATGCTATTCTTGCATTTGTATATTCAAATGGATTCAGGTTTCGGCCATCACTGTGGAGGAAGATAGATGAGATTCCTTTTGACTTCAGAAGAAGAAGAGTATCTGTCATCTTAGAAACAGAAGACAGACACTCAGAATTCTTTGGCAGGTTCATGGTAACAAAAGGAGCACTATTAGAAGTATTAAAAGTTTGTTCTTTCATTGAGAATTTCGAACAAGATGAAGTTTCCCCCTTCTCTTTCGATGATTATCAGCGTATTTTAAATCTTTCAGAAGATATTAGCAATGAAGGGTTAAGGATTCTAGGAGTAGCTATAAGGAAGCTGGAAATG CCGCAAACATGTGAAACAAGTAATGGAAGCAAGAGAGAAGACGAGGATATCGAAAAAGACATGGTGTTCCTTGGCCTCATAACATTTTTCGACCCACCTAAGGACACAGCAAAGCAAGCACTGTGGCGTTTGTGTGAGAAGGGAGTGAAAGCAAAGGTTTTAACTGGTGATTCCCTCTCCCTGACAACAAGGGTATGCAGAGAAGTTGGCATAAGCACCGATCATGTAATAACAGGTCCTGAACTAGAGCTACTTGACCAAGACACGTTCCATGAGACAGTTAAAAGAGCCACAGTACTAGCACGTCTTACTCCAATTCAGAAACTCCATGTGGTGCAATCCTTGCAAACAGTTGGAAACCATGTTGTTGGGTTCTTAGGAGATGGAGTGAATGATTCACTGGCTTTAGATGCTGCGAATGTAAGCATTTCTGTGGATTCAGGAGTAGCCATTGCAAAAGATATGGCAGATATTATCTTACTTGAGAAAGACCTGAACGTGCTTGTTGCGGGAGTGGAGCATGGTAGACTCACTTTTGGCAACACAATGAAGTATGTTAAGATGTCAGTGATTGCTAACTTGGGAAGTGTCATTTCACTCCTCATAGCAACACTGGTATTCAAGTATGAGCCCTTAACTTCTACACAGCTTCTGACACAGAATTTCATCTACAGTGTGGGACAGATTGCCATCGCCTGGGACAAGATGGATGAAGAGTATGTGAAGACACCTCACAAATCCTCAGAAAGAGGCTTGTCCATGTTCATACTGTGGAATGGATCAGTGTGCACTCTGTGTGATGTGGCAACACTCATGCTTCTTTGGTTTTATTACAAGGCTTACACTGATGTGACTCAGAAGTTTTTCCATTCAGCTTGGTTCATTGAAGGTCTTCTCTTGCAGACCCTCATCATCCACTTGATCAGGACTGAAAAAATCCCTTTCATGCAGGAGGTTGCATCTTGGCCTGTGATTTTCTCTACTGTTTTGACTTCTGCAATTGGAATTGCTCTTCCTTTCACACCCATTGGGAAGGTCATGGGATTCTCCCTTCTGCCCCTCTCATATTTCGgatttttgtttattctttttcttggcTATTTTATAGTTGGCCATGTGGTTAAGAGACTTTACATATTGGTTTATAAGAGGTGGCTTTGA
- the LOC108335118 gene encoding RING-H2 finger protein ATL52 has product MPPPKLDVAEHAELIKHHKHVVQLALVVTTCIVGVFMFLFIVSTLIRYFYSRRYNRTPNGRRDTPILFDLNGDAPTSNNDDDVADQDDLPPVHHVWYIRTVGLQQSLIDSITVFKYRKNEGIIDSSECSVCLGEFQDDETLRLLPKCSHAFHVPCIDTWLRSHKNCPLCRAPVVRDETGAVDQNVQIDSSVSLSDHQNQNYDVRVEDSDDGAGLEDGGGSGESSGERETQPLRRSVSMDVSSASNSMDIDTPYGEKVSSSKIHTSNIVEKHGSGSSSSSSSSSSTTINKLASFGRALQKGPVSMGRSFSHNRKFLFSTHYRSQSSTLPL; this is encoded by the coding sequence ATGCCTCCTCCTAAACTCGATGTCGCTGAACATGCTGAGTTAATCAAACATCATAAGCATGTTGTTCAACTAGCGTTGGTTGTGACGACATGCATAGTCGGCGTGTTCATGTTTCTCTTCATCGTCTCCACTCTCATAAGGTACTTTTACTCCAGGAGATATAATCGCACCCCAAATGGAAGAAGAGACACACCCATATTGTTCGATTTGAACGGAGATGCTCCCACTTCGAACAACGATGATGACGTGGCGGACCAAGACGACTTGCCGCCTGTCCACCACGTCTGGTACATCCGCACCGTCGGTCTCCAACAGTCGCTCATAGACTCCATCACCGTCTTCAAATACAGAAAAAATGAAGGAATCATAGACAGCTCCGAATGTTCCGTGTGCCTCGGAGAGTTCCAAGACGACGAAACTCTCAGGTTGTTGCCCAAGTGCAGCCACGCCTTCCACGTGCCTTGCATTGACACCTGGCTCCGGTCCCACAAAAACTGCCCCCTCTGTCGCGCGCCGGTGGTCCGCGATGAAACTGGAGCAGTTGATCAGAATGTTCAGATCGATTCAAGCGTGTCTCTGTCTGATCATCAGAATCAGAATTATGATGTTCGGGTGGAGGATTCTGATGATGGGGCTGGATTAGAAGACGGTGGTGGTTCTGGTGAGTCCTCCGGCGAAAGAGAAACGCAGCCTCTGAGGAGATCGGTTTCGATGGATGTTTCTTCTGCTTCAAATTCAATGGATATAGACACCCCTTATGGGGAAAAAGTGAGTTCCAGTAAGATTCATACGAGTAATATTGTAGAGAAACATGGAAGTGGGAGTTCGAGTTCGAGTTCGAGTTCAAGTTCAACTACCATTAACAAGTTGGCTTCATTTGGACGTGCGTTGCAAAAGGGACCAGTCTCCATGGGAAGATCGTTCTCACATAACAGGAAATTTTTGTTCTCCACACACTATAGGAGTCAGAGTTCTACTCTTCCATTGTAA